One window of Sinorhizobium fredii NGR234 genomic DNA carries:
- a CDS encoding GNAT family N-acetyltransferase: MSAPILDIIPDNPDPDDISAIVATLDAYNNANSGMVDQNGFAVVIRDPQTRVAIGGLYATDGYGWAFVRYLAIPEEYRGHGLGRRMMEEAEKIARARGYIGLWLDTFEFQARPFYEKLGFELFGELEGGAGAIPRYFLKKRF, encoded by the coding sequence TTGTCCGCTCCCATCCTCGACATCATTCCCGATAACCCCGACCCTGACGATATCAGCGCCATCGTCGCGACGCTCGATGCCTACAACAATGCCAATAGCGGCATGGTCGACCAGAACGGCTTTGCCGTCGTCATCCGTGATCCGCAAACGCGCGTCGCGATCGGCGGGCTCTATGCGACCGACGGCTACGGTTGGGCGTTCGTCAGGTATTTGGCCATTCCGGAAGAATATCGCGGCCACGGCCTCGGCCGGCGAATGATGGAAGAGGCGGAGAAGATCGCCAGGGCGCGGGGCTATATCGGCCTGTGGCTGGACACATTCGAATTCCAGGCCCGTCCCTTCTATGAAAAGCTCGGCTTCGAACTCTTCGGCGAACTCGAGGGCGGGGCGGGCGCCATTCCGCGCTATTTCCTGAAGAAGCGTTTCTGA